A window of Malania oleifera isolate guangnan ecotype guangnan chromosome 5, ASM2987363v1, whole genome shotgun sequence contains these coding sequences:
- the LOC131155711 gene encoding probable LRR receptor-like serine/threonine-protein kinase RKF3 gives MSILHSVTVIIFVLCFGLSSLSPFTRSQHDAAPCPLNFDVLRGLAQGWRRPTLDAATECQFIRQGLRLVQSEYLRSTGLFLPPLNSSEACWDSYQSLVDEFVPNFDIRSACGFQTSWISQGCMNITTRSRFEDIVAKSSLVDVAGACNQSLDNSSPCAFCTTRLSNLQASYLTGPSVGNVSDCTAYTSIYAAAFANQFGPTNKGTAKCLFQLDFRSGGSGGKGGKVVISAVVCGVGLVVGSAGFWYFRRRRNRRSKKTKSGQIGTGLAFGLDSIRGSTSLVKFTFEEIKQATRNFSRENIIGRGGYGNVYKGALKDGSAVAMKRFKNCSAAGDATFAHEVEVIASVRHVNLVALRGYCTTTTPLEGHQRIIVCDLVKNGSLHDHLFGFTEKKLSWPIRQNIALGTARGLAYLHYGAQPTIIHRDIKASNILLDENFEPKVADFGLAKFAPEGMTHMSTRVAGTMGYVAPEYALYGQLTERSDVYSFGVVLLELLSGRKALTVVGDSQTTLVSDWAWSLARKGRALDVVDEGMPDVGSPESMEKYVLVAILCSHPQLYARPTMDQVVKILETDLPVPSIPERPISIVSDMDDIERSVSSSGSGQLTSSSGYQPFTVEGNHPPYDGGCRGRV, from the coding sequence ATGTCCATCCTTCACTCCGTCACCGTAATTATCTTCGTGCTATGCTTcggcctctcttctctctcccccTTCACCCGCTCCCAACACGACGCCGCTCCTTGCCCCCTCAACTTCGACGTCCTCCGCGGCCTCGCCCAAGGGTGGCGCCGGCCCACCCTCGACGCCGCCACCGAGTGCCAGTTCATCCGCCAGGGCCTCCGCCTCGTCCAGTCCGAGTACCTCCGGTCTACTGGCCTCTTCCTCCCTCCCCTTAACTCGTCCGAGGCATGCTGGGACTCGTATCAGTCCCTGGTCGACGAGTTCGTCCCCAACTTCGACATCAGATCCGCCTGCGGCTTCCAAACCTCTTGGATTTCACAAGGGTGCATGAACATCACGACTCGATCGCGTTTCGAAGACATCGTTGCCAAATCGTCGTTGGTTGACGTCGCCGGTGCGTGTAACCAGTCGCTCGATAACAGTTCTCCCTGCGCGTTTTGCACCACCAGGCTGTCCAACCTCCAGGCCTCCTATCTTACCGGCCCCTCCGTCGGAAACGTCTCCGATTGCACGGCGTACACGTCTATCTACGCCGCCGCGTTCGCGAACCAGTTCGGTCCTACCAACAAAGGCACCGCCAAATGCCTGTTTCAGCTCGATTTTAGGTCGGGAGGTTCCGGCGGGAAGGGCGGCAAGGTTGTGATTTCGGCTGTCGTTTGCGGTGTCGGCTTGGTGGTGGGTTCCGCTGGGTTTTGGTATTTTCGGCGGCGAAGGAACCGTAGGAGTAAGAAGACAAAGAGCGGTCAAATTGGGACTGGTTTGGCTTTTGGGTTGGATTCAATTCGTGGAAGTACCAGTTTGGTTAAGTTCACATTTGAGGAAATTAAGCAGGCAACTAGAAATTTTTCCAGGGAGAACATTATCGGGAGGGGAGGATACGGAAATGTGTACAAGGGGGCTTTGAAAGACGGGTCTGCAGTAGCAATGAAAAGGTTCAAGAACTGTTCGGCCGCCGGCGACGCCACTTTTGCTCACGAGGTGGAAGTCATTGCAAGTGTTCGACATGTGAATCTCGTAGCGCTGAGAGGGTACTGTACTACTACCACTCCTCTAGAGGGTCACCAGAGGATAATTGTGTGTGATCTGGTGAAGAATGGGAGCCTCCATGATCATCTTTTCGGGTTTACAGAGAAGAAGCTCAGTTGGCCTATTCGACAGAACATTGCGCTGGGGACAGCACGGGGATTGGCCTACTTGCATTATGGGGCTCAACCCACCATCATTCACAGGGATATCAAGGCCAGCAATATCCTCTTAGATGAGAATTTTGAGCCCAAGGTTGCAGACTTTGGCCTTGCCAAGTTCGCGCCGGAGGGGATGACACATATGAGTACTAGGGTGGCCGGGACAATGGGCTATGTTGCTCCAGAGTATGCCTTGTATGGTCAGTTAACGGAGAGGAGCGATGTTTACAGCTTTGGTGTCGTGCTCCTCGAGCTTTTGAGTGGGAGGAAGGCACTCACAGTGGTAGGTGACAGCCAAACCACCCTTGTGAGTGACTGGGCTTGGTCACTGGCGAGGAAAGGGAGGGCTTTAGATGTTGTTGATGAGGGTATGCCGGATGTGGGCAGTCCAGAGAGTATGGAGAAGTATGTTCTGGTTGCCATTTTGTGTTCTCATCCTCAGTTGTATGCTAGGCCAACAATGGATCAGGTGGTGAAGATTTTGGAAACAGATTTGCCAGTTCCTTCGATCCCGGAACGCCCAATTTCAATTGTGTCAGATATGGATGATATTGAGAGATCTGTGAGCAGTAGTGGCTCGGGTCAGCTGACCAGCTCTTCTGGCTACCAGCCATTTACAGTTGAAGGGAACCACCCTCCTTATGATGGGGGATGCAGGGGAAGAGTCTAA